The genomic DNA ctcaattttattttatttatctatttaattgtATTTGGAATTGGCTCTGTTGGATTATGAAGAAACGCTTGTTGGTGGTTTTTATAGTAGAGAAGAGATGGATTTCAAATGTTGCTATTTTTGGACGATGATTTGTTACCACATagtttttagtaatttttttaataactcttCCTTAAAATTAAGACTCCTTAAAATAATCCAAAATGCTATCTCTGGCAGTGACTATAATTAGTTTCTTACCCTCAAAGATCGAAGGTTTAATTACGGCTAAAAAACCGTAATCAAATTTACCATTCTGGAACTcgaatattatcttttttttagcAGAAGCTAAAATGTAATAATACGGTCTATTGACTTGGATTGTGGTAATGAAGTTTTCATTGGTTTGCTTCTTCCTCGTAATTTTATTGAATCAGTTGTGATGTAAATCAACCCACTAGTATCATGATGTTGCAAAGATACTGTATAATGAAATTTGGGAGATACTAgtaatcaaaaaaagaaaataaacttggTTATCTATCTATCTTTCATGTTGTGACTCCATCTCAGTCAATCTCGCTACATAAAGCTATATATTCGACCCCTTTCTGCAACGAATTTGCTGTTGTTAGGTTTTTAAGCTGTAGTCGATGCGAGACCTAACAATGCCCAGTAAGAGCGCATATATGTGGTCTCTCTCTCGAAGACACTCGTGTCGTCATAACCATTATTGAAACAGTAAGTCCACAAAGTGATCTTAGATAAACCACACACAGCTACGCTAATCATGTTACTTATGAACATGTTTAATTAAGTCCAAAGAGAGAGATTTAAAGATGGTGATTGGATGGATACTATTAATTGTGTTCGGTTATCTAATTGTAATTGGATGGATACTATTAAATAATACAATCTAAATCCAAATGTATAGAAATTAATTGTGTCTTCGGTGTAGCAGATAACCGATCAGATTGCGGTTCGATCGGTTAAAAACTGAAAACCGAATCACAATTCCATGtaaaaaccgatcggttttaaCAGAAAAACTGAAACCGATCCAAATCAGTTTTTTCGGTTTTGGATTATATACCAAGGGCTAGATACTAATCAAAAACTCATACATGTGTGCCAAAACAACCAAGTCAAAAACAGGATCAGCATCAATGTCTAGTGAGGTTATGATTTTGTACATTGTTACAAAATGTTTGTAGGCACAAAGCAAGAGACGTAAGGATCATACTATTCATAGAAACGTTTTCACTAAGGTTATTACCACAAAACTCAAACaccaaagaaaaattaacacAGATTTTATATCTGGATCCTAAACTTGAGCTTATAACCTCTCTAAGCAAAATGGAACAATAACATCAAACTTAAGTATACACCATCCAAACAACATTCCAAAAGAGTTTATAGATTCCgatgctactactactactaagcATACACAGAGAAGAGACACAACATGACCCCAAGTCActgaaacatgtttttttaattaacaacttAACAACAACACAGAAACCATTCTCGAATAAAAGACAAGTTGATAGTTGCAAAATCTCTCTCAACTATTAAACCAATGTAAATTTTGCTGTCTTTCTAATCTTGAATaaaacattttggtttttttatataaataaaatcataagaaaagaagagattgTAAATTTTGATCATCAGTGTTGTTTGGAGAAAAGAGATCGACTTATGATTCCAGTAGCTTCAATGTAACGATCAACGCATCTAGAAACACAGCTACTCTCACTCCCTCCTAGGCTTGATCCTGGCTTCGTTATACACTTTTCGAAACATTTTCCTCTCAGAGTCTGTAACACacaaccacaaacaacaaaacaacaaaagaccccaaactttaaattacaacaacaacaacaacttttgtCTGATAATTCAAAGATCAGACGAGTTTGGTCGgaaaaaatctcaacttttgTGTActcatcaaaagaaaacaaaaaaccctcAAATTGGTTGAGGATTTCGAAGattagagaagaaaaaggagactGACCTCGATGAACTCTTCGGCGTAAGCTTGAGCGAGTTGTGTCTTGACCTGTTCCATCATTGCTTCAGGCGATGGCGAAACACCTCCCATCGGCGGCGCAGAGTACGAATCCATCCTTTTNNNNNNNNNNNNNNNNNNNNNNNNNNNNNNNNNNNNNNNNNNNNNNNNNNNNNNNNNNNNNNNNNNNNNNNNNNNNNNNNNNNNNNNNNNNNNNNNNNNNNNNNNNNNNNNNNNNNNNNNNNNNNNNNNNNNNNNNNNNNNNNNNNNNNNNNNNNNNNNNNNNNNNNNNNNNNNNNNNNNNNNNNNNNNNNNNNNNNNNNNNNNNNNNNNNNNNNNNNNNNNNNNNNNNNNNNNNNNNNNNNNNNNNNNNNNNNNNNNNNNNNNNNNNNNNNNNNNNNNNNNNNNNNNNNNNNNNNNNNNNNNNNNNNNNNNNNNNNNNNNNNNNNNNNNNNNNNNNNNNNNNNNNNNNNNNNNNNNNNNNNNNNNNNNNNNNNNNNNNNNNNNNNNNNNNNNNNNNNNNNNNNNNNNNNNtctctctctctctctctgaagtCTCAAAAGCTTCGATTGAtgaatgagaaaccctaaaaccccTTAAGGCTCTCTCCAGCTACAAAAATAGCTTAAAGAACATGATCGGGCTAGGTTTTGATATATTGGGCCTTAAAGCCCTTTTTGTTCATTTAATTAATGGGCCTGCTCTCAATTCGTATCCTGCCCTTTTTGTTCATAAGACTGAATCAACGGATTAACCATTCTCGAAAAAGACCATCCACAAAATGATCTTAGACAAACCACAGTACCACACAGTCATGTTACCCTTGTGATCATGTTCAAGTTCTAAGTCCAAAGATACTTCGAGAGAGAAATTTAAAGATGGTGACTCGGATACTCATCACAAATCATGGCCGTGTGCCAaaacaataaatcaaaaaaaaaaaaaaagatgagcaAACAATATCTAGTGAGGTTAGGGTTTTGTACTGTACATTACATTCATACATTGTCGCAAAGTGCTTGTAGACACATATCATATAGACTTAAGGCTCATGAAAGGATCCTACTTTTCATAGAGCCAAGATTATGATGACGTTTCAAATCATATAGACTAAAGTTCATGCCTCAGGCTCAAACCTCATAAGTCAAAGAAACtcacaaaaattttaaacgtATTTCATATATATGCTTTCTTAACTTGGAACTAAGTTTATATGCCCCCGCCCTAAGCAAAATTGGACAATAACAACAAACTAAAGTATATCCACCCTACATTCCAAAAGAATTTATTGGCCTTATAAATTCCGATGCTACTACTATTAGCATACACAACACAGAGTAGAGACACAACAAGATCCCAAGTCATTTAAACATGTTATAACCACTTAACAACACAGAAACCATACTCGAATAACAAGATGATAGTCGAAAATCTTCAActattaaaccaataaaattttcatattttctaatCTTGAAATAAAAACCTTTATAATATAAATCGTAAACTTTTATAATACCCAAAATAAGGGAAAAGTCAACCAACCGTCAAAACTCGAAAAGCAAGATaataattgaaaacaaaacaaaagtttttgaaaaataaaaatatctaagcTTTGATGGCTGCTCTTCCATAAAACTTGGCTTTCTCTTCAGAAGTCTGGAAGTGACCGTGTCCATGATTGGAAGACGCGTCAATGAACTTAAGCTTGATCTCCTCTGTAGCAACCCTAGACGTCTGCTTCAACAAAGTTTGTCTCAATGTCACCACACGTTTCTTAGGCCCTACGCAACCTCCCTTGATCATCAAATAATCTTCCTTTACTATCCCATAGTGTGGAAATCCTCCCATCGGTGTGATATCCTTCACAGTtctgtcaaaaagaaaacagaacatgagaacaAGTCCAGTTTACTACTACacagatgaacaaaacatatcaaattgtCTGTTTAATTACCTGTCGAACTCAGTCATGGCTAAGTGAGTCTCCTGGCCAACCTTCCCAACCCGATAAATTTTCTTGTTCATCTCAGTACGGTGGTGGTACCCATTTTGACCAGCTCTAGCCACCGTGTAGGAGACTCTAGCTGGATGCCAAGCTCCAATACAAGCCACCTTGCGAAGCCCACGATGAGTCTTCCTTGGAAGACGGGTCACACCCCATCTTGTAACCACACCTTCGTAACCTTTTCCTTTTGTAACACCAATTATGtcaatcatctcatctttctgGAAGATAGCATCTATAGGGACTTGCTTCTCGAATAAGCTGCAGGCATAGTCAACCTTCTTCGCTA from Camelina sativa cultivar DH55 chromosome 7, Cs, whole genome shotgun sequence includes the following:
- the LOC104703749 gene encoding 60S ribosomal protein L3-2 isoform X3, producing MTHIVREVEKPGSKLHKKETCEAVTIIETPPMVVVGVVGYVKTPRGLRSLSTVWAQHLSEEVRRRFYKNWAKSKKKAFTRYSKKHETEEGKKDIQSQLEKMKKYCTVIRVLAHTQIRKMKGLKQKKAHLSEIQINGGDIAKKVDYACSLFEKQVPIDAIFQKDEMIDIIGVTKGKGYEGVVTRWGVTRLPRKTHRGLRKVACIGAWHPARVSYTVARAGQNGYHHRTEMNKKIYRVGKVGQETHLAMTEFDRTVKDITPMGGFPHYGIVKEDYLMIKGGCVGPKKRVVTLRQTLLKQTSRVATEEIKLKFIDASSNHGHGHFQTSEEKAKFYGRAAIKA
- the LOC104703749 gene encoding 60S ribosomal protein L3-2 isoform X1, giving the protein MFSVKAFPKDHPRKPCRLTSFLGYKAGMTHIVREVEKPGSKLHKKETCEAVTIIETPPMVVVGVVGYVKTPRGLRSLSTVWAQHLSEEVRRRFYKNWAKSKKKAFTRYSKKHETEEGKKDIQSQLEKMKKYCTVIRVLAHTQIRKMKGLKQKKAHLSEIQINGGDIAKKVDYACSLFEKQVPIDAIFQKDEMIDIIGVTKGKGYEGVVTRWGVTRLPRKTHRGLRKVACIGAWHPARVSYTVARAGQNGYHHRTEMNKKIYRVGKVGQETHLAMTEFDRTVKDITPMGGFPHYGIVKEDYLMIKGGCVGPKKRVVTLRQTLLKQTSRVATEEIKLKFIDASSNHGHGHFQTSEEKAKFYGRAAIKA
- the LOC104703748 gene encoding mitochondrial import inner membrane translocase subunit TIM13-like, with protein sequence MDSYSAPPMGGVSPSPEAMMEQVKTQLAQAYAEEFIETLRGKCFEKCITKPGSSLGGSESSCVSRCVDRYIEATGIISRSLFSKQH